The following proteins are co-located in the Deinococcus metallilatus genome:
- a CDS encoding AAA family ATPase has protein sequence MIGDHLQVTLGRAADYAREAGHELVTLEHLLLALTHDPEGREALLAVGTDVERLRDDLLALLDGFEVVEGAQPDFTLGVHRVVRGAVLQLHASGKGHEQADGARVLAELLEEEDSPARAALEAQGVTRLDVLGYISHGAAKVAGRERERQVAGVDGEPETGGPAEQNPLKAYATDLTAQARAGEFDPVIGREAELERMVHILARRAKNNPVLVGEPGVGKTALAEGLAQRVADGQAPGFLRGASVYALDLGALLAGTRYRGDFEQRLKAVLSALDGQNAVLFIDELHTLVGAGATEGGSVDAANLLKPALARGRLRVLGATTPPELRHLERDRALWRRFQTVDVPEPSEEDALAILRGLAPGYARHHGVTYTEGALDAAVRLSARHLRDRFLPDKAIDVLDEAGAARSSAGKGGEISETDIEATVARMARVPVGAVKAEEVKSLATLETDLKARVFGQDAAVGAVASAVKLARAGLRDPQKPQGAFLFAGPTGVGKTELARALADRLGVHLARFDMSEYQEAHTVARLIGAPPGYVGFDQGGLLTDAVAKNPHAVLLLDEIEKAHPDVYNLFLQLMDHGTLTDHTGKKVDGRGLILIFTTNAGAADASRPALGFSREGRAGEEAEAVKRTFTPEFRNRLDAVIHFKPLSREVMASVVDKFLAQLAAQLAERGVTLTVTPAARALLAQLGYDPQMGARPLARVIEERVKRPLADELLFGQLKDGGGVTVDAEGEGFTFNG, from the coding sequence CCCAGCCCGACTTCACGCTGGGTGTTCACCGGGTCGTGCGGGGCGCGGTCCTGCAACTGCACGCGAGCGGCAAGGGCCACGAACAGGCCGACGGCGCGCGCGTCCTGGCCGAACTGCTGGAAGAGGAGGACTCCCCCGCCCGCGCGGCGCTGGAAGCCCAGGGCGTGACCCGGCTGGACGTGCTGGGGTACATCTCGCACGGCGCCGCCAAGGTGGCAGGCCGTGAGCGCGAGCGGCAGGTCGCGGGCGTGGACGGCGAACCGGAAACCGGTGGACCGGCCGAACAGAACCCGCTGAAGGCCTACGCGACCGACCTGACCGCCCAGGCCAGGGCAGGCGAGTTCGACCCGGTGATCGGGCGGGAGGCCGAACTGGAGCGCATGGTGCATATCCTCGCGCGGCGGGCCAAGAACAATCCCGTCCTGGTGGGCGAGCCGGGCGTGGGCAAGACGGCGCTGGCGGAGGGCCTGGCGCAGCGGGTGGCGGACGGCCAGGCCCCGGGCTTCCTGCGCGGCGCTTCCGTCTATGCCCTCGACCTGGGCGCGTTGCTGGCCGGAACCCGCTACCGGGGCGACTTCGAGCAGCGGCTCAAGGCGGTCTTGAGCGCGCTGGACGGTCAGAACGCGGTGCTGTTCATCGACGAACTGCACACGCTGGTCGGCGCCGGAGCCACCGAGGGCGGCAGCGTGGACGCCGCCAACCTCCTCAAACCGGCGCTGGCTCGCGGGCGGCTGCGGGTGCTGGGCGCGACCACGCCTCCCGAACTGCGCCACCTCGAACGGGACCGGGCGCTGTGGCGCCGCTTTCAGACGGTGGACGTGCCCGAACCGTCCGAGGAGGACGCGCTCGCCATCCTGCGCGGCCTGGCGCCGGGGTACGCCCGGCACCACGGCGTCACGTACACCGAGGGGGCGCTGGATGCCGCCGTGCGCCTCTCCGCGCGCCACCTGCGCGACCGCTTCCTGCCCGACAAGGCGATTGACGTGCTGGACGAAGCCGGAGCCGCCCGCTCCTCCGCCGGGAAGGGCGGCGAGATCAGCGAGACGGACATCGAGGCCACCGTCGCCCGCATGGCCCGCGTGCCGGTCGGCGCGGTGAAGGCCGAGGAAGTCAAATCCCTCGCCACGCTGGAAACCGACCTGAAGGCGCGGGTGTTCGGGCAGGATGCGGCCGTGGGAGCCGTCGCCAGCGCCGTGAAGCTCGCCCGGGCGGGCCTGCGCGATCCGCAGAAGCCACAGGGGGCCTTCCTGTTCGCCGGACCGACCGGCGTGGGCAAGACCGAGCTGGCCCGCGCCCTCGCGGACCGCCTGGGCGTGCATCTGGCCCGCTTCGACATGAGCGAGTATCAGGAAGCGCACACCGTCGCCCGCTTGATCGGTGCCCCTCCCGGCTACGTGGGCTTCGACCAGGGCGGCCTGCTGACGGACGCGGTAGCGAAGAATCCCCACGCGGTCCTGCTGCTGGACGAGATCGAGAAGGCGCACCCGGACGTCTACAACCTCTTCCTTCAGTTGATGGACCACGGCACGCTGACCGACCACACCGGCAAGAAGGTGGACGGACGCGGCCTGATCCTGATCTTCACCACCAACGCCGGGGCCGCCGACGCCAGCCGTCCCGCCCTGGGTTTCTCCCGTGAGGGCCGCGCGGGCGAGGAGGCGGAAGCCGTCAAGCGCACCTTCACGCCCGAGTTCCGTAACCGGCTGGACGCCGTGATCCACTTCAAGCCGCTCTCGCGCGAGGTGATGGCAAGCGTGGTGGACAAGTTCCTGGCGCAACTGGCGGCACAACTGGCCGAGCGCGGCGTCACACTGACCGTCACGCCCGCCGCCCGGGCCCTCCTCGCCCAACTGGGCTACGACCCGCAGATGGGCGCGCGCCCCCTCGCCCGCGTGATCGAGGAGAGGGTGAAACGCCCGCTGGCCGATGAACTGCTGTTCGGGCAGTTGAAGGATGGGGGCGGAGTGACGGTGGATGCGGAGGGAGAAGGGTTTACTTTTAACGGCTGA
- a CDS encoding GNAT family N-acetyltransferase, whose amino-acid sequence MNTITTRRTGKEDIPALIPLILVAARTRAELEPALWPLHPEAENRVRSRLEGEFSSPERFAWFLAEQNGEAVGVISAGLYPAPPVYRSLLAGLIGEDFYADTPGALPLLLSAAESFLRAAEAALINAACPARDKERLRLLQAHGYAPLTLWMARPVDPSVPAPASIRPAREDDLPALVRLNRDAQEGKRRANPRFWTPHPEASARFEDWMRHSLTLPDRDLLVHEGPSGVDGFVVAQPAGSPPAHNAEGVGLIDDLYADAWNIFPALLNAAHHAFHKRGKHTVEVICPAAWTERAAALEDAGFRPANLWLIQD is encoded by the coding sequence GTGAACACCATCACAACTCGGCGGACGGGGAAGGAGGACATCCCCGCGCTGATTCCCCTCATTCTGGTGGCGGCCAGGACTCGCGCTGAACTGGAACCGGCGCTGTGGCCCCTTCACCCGGAGGCGGAAAACCGGGTGCGATCCAGGCTGGAAGGCGAGTTCTCCAGCCCGGAACGGTTCGCGTGGTTCCTGGCGGAACAGAATGGAGAGGCTGTGGGTGTTATCTCAGCGGGACTTTATCCGGCTCCACCCGTGTACCGGAGTCTCCTTGCCGGGCTGATCGGGGAGGACTTCTACGCGGACACACCCGGAGCCCTCCCCCTGCTTCTGTCGGCTGCCGAGAGCTTTCTGAGAGCGGCAGAGGCTGCCCTGATCAATGCCGCCTGTCCGGCCCGTGACAAGGAGCGACTGCGGCTGTTGCAAGCGCACGGTTACGCGCCCCTGACGCTGTGGATGGCCCGCCCTGTTGACCCTTCTGTACCGGCTCCCGCTTCCATCCGGCCCGCCCGGGAAGATGACCTACCCGCCCTCGTCCGCCTGAACCGGGACGCGCAGGAGGGCAAACGCCGCGCCAACCCGCGCTTCTGGACCCCGCACCCGGAGGCGTCCGCCCGCTTTGAAGACTGGATGCGCCACAGCCTCACGCTCCCAGACCGTGATCTGCTGGTCCACGAGGGCCCAAGCGGCGTGGATGGTTTTGTCGTCGCGCAGCCCGCTGGGTCGCCGCCCGCGCATAACGCAGAGGGCGTGGGACTGATCGACGACCTGTATGCGGACGCCTGGAACATCTTCCCGGCCCTGCTGAATGCAGCGCACCACGCCTTCCACAAGCGCGGCAAGCACACCGTTGAGGTCATCTGCCCGGCAGCGTGGACTGAGCGGGCCGCTGCGCTGGAGGACGCCGGATTCCGTCCAGCGAATCTGTGGCTGATTCAGGACTGA
- a CDS encoding TetR/AcrR family transcriptional regulator has product MGSVKAEPRLTHRQRQALATQQLVVGAARRLFLEQGYGATTIDDIAREAGVAVSTVYSIFGNKRGVLRAIREAWHQTSRQRDFRQDALAHENPAQRFELMAHLTRRQWETGAEMVRIYQSAGAADPEAAAELQQALGGRRAAQRHFVAESAAMLRPGLSVERASALLQALTLFEVYHELVTESGWTPDEYEAWLARTLGEQLLGGALPEGDEPSVQS; this is encoded by the coding sequence ATGGGCAGTGTCAAGGCCGAACCCAGACTCACCCACCGTCAGCGCCAGGCGCTCGCCACGCAGCAGCTCGTGGTGGGCGCCGCCCGCCGCCTGTTTCTGGAGCAGGGGTACGGCGCGACCACCATCGACGACATCGCCCGTGAAGCTGGCGTGGCGGTCAGCACGGTCTACAGCATCTTCGGCAACAAACGCGGGGTGCTCCGCGCCATCCGCGAAGCGTGGCACCAGACATCCCGGCAGCGCGACTTTCGCCAGGACGCCCTCGCCCACGAGAACCCCGCCCAGCGTTTTGAATTGATGGCCCATCTCACCCGGCGGCAATGGGAAACGGGCGCCGAGATGGTCCGCATCTACCAGAGCGCCGGGGCCGCCGACCCCGAGGCCGCCGCCGAACTCCAGCAGGCCCTGGGGGGCCGCCGCGCCGCCCAGCGTCACTTCGTCGCGGAAAGTGCGGCCATGCTGCGACCGGGCCTGAGTGTGGAGCGGGCCTCGGCGCTACTCCAGGCGCTGACACTGTTCGAGGTGTACCACGAACTCGTCACCGAGTCGGGCTGGACGCCGGACGAGTACGAAGCCTGGCTGGCCCGGACGCTGGGGGAGCAGTTGCTGGGGGGGGCACTGCCGGAGGGGGATGAGCCTTCAGTTCAGTCCTGA
- a CDS encoding ester cyclase, with protein sequence MSAELNRQLAMQTLERAFNQGDVSVFDEVIPARGVDHQETPGTDMLRHLRDTVSMMRRAFPDLHFEVHHVLAEGDIVAFHSTMTGTHLGRFDIGPFRELPPPAGRSGCATCTFCAGRTARTPTSGT encoded by the coding sequence ATGTCGGCAGAGCTGAATCGGCAGTTGGCGATGCAGACCCTGGAGCGGGCCTTCAATCAAGGTGACGTCTCCGTCTTCGACGAGGTGATCCCCGCACGGGGGGTAGACCACCAGGAGACGCCCGGCACCGACATGCTCCGCCACCTCAGGGACACCGTCTCCATGATGCGGCGGGCCTTCCCCGACCTGCACTTCGAGGTGCATCACGTCCTGGCCGAGGGCGATATCGTCGCCTTCCACTCCACGATGACCGGCACCCACCTCGGCCGCTTTGACATCGGGCCTTTCCGCGAGCTTCCCCCACCGGCAGGAAGATCAGGATGCGCCACATGCACTTTCTGCGCTGGGAGGACGGCAAGAACACCGACCTCTGGCACCTGA
- the yidD gene encoding membrane protein insertion efficiency factor YidD, translated as MSPLDTLTLSGIRFYQRHLSRRKGFCCAHAALYGGESCSAAVARIIREEGLLKGRARIAARFRECRAAHNLLRAGSPLAFGTDGPRVRGVCCCGPIPIPFRCG; from the coding sequence ATGTCCCCCCTCGACACCCTCACCCTCTCCGGCATCCGCTTCTACCAGCGGCACCTCTCGCGGCGCAAGGGCTTTTGCTGCGCGCACGCGGCGCTCTACGGCGGCGAGTCATGCTCGGCGGCAGTGGCGCGAATCATTCGGGAGGAGGGCCTGCTGAAAGGCCGGGCGCGGATCGCCGCACGCTTCCGCGAGTGCCGGGCAGCCCATAACCTCCTGCGTGCCGGGTCACCGCTGGCGTTCGGCACGGACGGGCCGCGCGTGCGGGGCGTGTGCTGCTGCGGGCCGATTCCCATTCCCTTCCGCTGCGGGTAA
- a CDS encoding putative glycolipid-binding domain-containing protein: MNAAWRGLNPGEPSLEHLRLTPWTAVEGTVVGLREGQPYTLHYWLDLTEDGHPFRLRCDLGNRPSLDLTRSRAGEWTDAEGRLLPGLSGCTDVDLRATPFTNTLPIRRLGLPVGEAGEVRAVWVNVPTLETRVARQRYTRTGDLTYRYENLESGYVNEITVDGEGLVTLYPGAFGRLV; this comes from the coding sequence ATGAACGCCGCCTGGCGTGGCCTGAACCCCGGCGAGCCCAGCCTCGAACACCTGCGCCTTACCCCCTGGACGGCGGTGGAGGGAACGGTCGTCGGCCTCCGGGAGGGGCAACCTTACACGCTGCATTACTGGCTAGACCTGACAGAAGACGGTCATCCCTTCCGCCTGCGCTGCGACCTGGGGAACCGACCCTCGCTGGACCTCACGCGCTCGCGGGCAGGCGAATGGACGGACGCCGAAGGCCGCCTGCTCCCTGGCCTGTCCGGCTGCACCGACGTGGACCTCCGCGCGACCCCCTTCACGAACACGCTGCCCATCCGCCGCCTGGGCTTGCCTGTGGGCGAGGCGGGCGAGGTGCGCGCGGTGTGGGTGAACGTCCCCACGCTGGAAACGCGCGTCGCCCGCCAACGCTACACGCGGACGGGCGACCTGACCTACCGCTACGAGAATCTGGAGAGCGGGTACGTCAACGAGATCACCGTGGATGGGGAAGGGCTGGTCACGCTCTATCCGGGAGCCTTCGGGCGTCTGGTCTGA
- a CDS encoding Gfo/Idh/MocA family protein: MPQKPDLPLPQSEQRRVGYAIVGIGELSSEELIPGARTSEHAYVAALVTGDPEKGKAFARAYDLTEQDVYPYDRFEELGQREDVEAVYIVLPNSLHREYVERAAKMGKHVLCEKPLSVSAEDAQAMVDACKEAGVLLMTAYRCQYTPEHWAARDAVQDGKLGPVKLIDSIHGQVQDDPEAWRLKRDLAGGGPLVDVGIYCLNTIRFLLGQEPEWVFATLHQPQDDPRFKEVEESMSFLLGFPGGIVANCLTSYGTQKTATLRVLGEQGTVLMDPAFTYQGLELTLSDQQGDFQPKFPSEDQFSLELDHFAQCIREKKTPWTPGEEGVQDHRIMDALYRSARSGQVVKLEKVGGRDAFRGEKPRAAGRQSAWG, encoded by the coding sequence ATGCCTCAGAAACCGGACCTCCCCCTTCCCCAGTCCGAGCAGCGCCGCGTCGGGTACGCCATCGTCGGCATCGGTGAACTCAGCAGCGAGGAACTGATTCCCGGCGCGCGGACCAGTGAGCATGCCTACGTCGCGGCCCTGGTCACGGGCGACCCCGAGAAGGGTAAGGCGTTCGCGCGTGCCTACGATCTGACCGAGCAGGACGTGTACCCCTATGACCGCTTCGAGGAACTGGGGCAGCGCGAGGACGTGGAGGCCGTCTACATCGTCCTCCCCAACAGCCTGCACCGCGAGTACGTGGAGCGGGCCGCAAAGATGGGCAAGCACGTCCTGTGCGAGAAGCCCCTCAGCGTCAGTGCCGAAGACGCGCAGGCGATGGTGGACGCCTGCAAGGAAGCGGGCGTGCTGCTGATGACCGCCTACCGCTGCCAGTACACCCCCGAACACTGGGCCGCGCGGGACGCTGTTCAGGACGGCAAGCTCGGCCCGGTCAAGCTGATCGACTCCATTCACGGTCAGGTGCAGGACGACCCGGAAGCGTGGCGACTCAAGCGTGACCTGGCGGGCGGCGGTCCCCTGGTGGATGTGGGCATCTACTGCCTGAACACCATCCGCTTCCTGCTGGGGCAGGAACCCGAGTGGGTCTTCGCCACCCTGCACCAGCCGCAGGACGACCCGCGCTTCAAGGAAGTCGAGGAGTCCATGAGCTTCCTGCTGGGCTTCCCCGGCGGCATCGTCGCCAACTGCCTGACCAGCTACGGCACCCAGAAAACCGCGACCCTGCGCGTGCTGGGTGAACAGGGCACCGTCCTGATGGACCCCGCCTTCACCTACCAGGGCCTCGAACTGACCCTCTCCGACCAGCAGGGCGACTTCCAGCCGAAGTTCCCCAGTGAGGACCAGTTCAGCCTGGAGCTGGACCACTTCGCCCAGTGCATCCGCGAGAAGAAGACGCCCTGGACCCCCGGCGAGGAAGGCGTGCAGGACCACCGCATCATGGACGCGCTGTACCGGAGTGCCCGGAGCGGCCAGGTGGTGAAGCTGGAGAAGGTCGGGGGCCGGGACGCCTTCCGGGGCGAGAAGCCGCGGGCGGCGGGGCGGCAGTCAGCGTGGGGATGA
- a CDS encoding GNAT family N-acetyltransferase — protein sequence MPELTLRERRPEDFPIQWRWEQAEASPEWKRWDAPYFHERDEPSTLTLGAYTEKRLSQPPAQSSRVLALDDECIGQVSRWEEAPAGGGWWELGLVIYDPRHWGGGLGTRALALWTETTFRETEAHVVMLTTWGGNERMIRAAQRVGYRECGRVPEARLWEGKRWDSVRLAVLRQDWEALQASRPNA from the coding sequence ATGCCCGAACTCACCCTCCGCGAACGGCGGCCCGAGGATTTCCCGATTCAGTGGCGCTGGGAACAGGCCGAAGCCAGCCCGGAATGGAAACGCTGGGACGCGCCGTATTTCCACGAGCGGGACGAACCTTCAACACTCACGCTGGGGGCCTACACCGAGAAGCGGCTGAGCCAGCCCCCCGCGCAAAGCAGCCGCGTCCTTGCGCTGGATGACGAGTGCATCGGCCAGGTGAGCCGCTGGGAGGAAGCCCCGGCGGGCGGCGGCTGGTGGGAACTCGGCCTGGTGATCTACGACCCGCGGCACTGGGGCGGGGGACTGGGCACCCGGGCGCTGGCGCTCTGGACGGAAACGACGTTCCGCGAAACGGAAGCGCACGTCGTCATGCTGACCACCTGGGGCGGCAACGAGCGCATGATCCGCGCCGCGCAGCGCGTCGGCTACCGCGAATGCGGGCGCGTGCCGGAAGCGCGGCTGTGGGAAGGGAAACGCTGGGACAGCGTGCGCCTGGCCGTGCTGCGGCAGGACTGGGAAGCCCTTCAGGCCAGCCGCCCGAATGCCTGA
- a CDS encoding GNAT family N-acetyltransferase has product MARPGTSGIMRGVNVSPARPVVLRDRQPRDLPTLTRWLNDPQAEWRRWDAPYFAAAATNKTMRAYAQYLAQNGPDADERVIDVDGVCVGMVNRSEEEPVGGGWWDLGILIYDPASWGAGIGTRALRLWVADTFEWTNAHVVTVSTWSGNERMIRAARRVGFRECARVREAYPVRGQRFDSVKLDLLRAEWEAR; this is encoded by the coding sequence ATGGCCCGCCCCGGCACATCTGGCATCATGCGCGGCGTGAACGTCTCCCCCGCCCGTCCGGTGGTGCTGCGCGACCGGCAGCCGCGCGACCTGCCGACCCTGACCCGCTGGCTGAACGACCCGCAGGCCGAGTGGCGACGCTGGGACGCGCCCTACTTCGCAGCGGCCGCGACCAACAAAACCATGCGCGCCTACGCGCAGTACCTCGCCCAGAATGGCCCGGACGCCGACGAGCGCGTGATCGACGTGGACGGCGTGTGCGTGGGCATGGTGAACCGCTCGGAGGAGGAACCGGTGGGCGGCGGGTGGTGGGACCTGGGTATCCTGATCTATGACCCGGCGTCCTGGGGCGCAGGCATCGGCACCCGCGCCCTCCGCCTGTGGGTGGCCGACACCTTCGAATGGACAAACGCACACGTGGTCACCGTGTCCACCTGGAGCGGCAACGAGCGCATGATCCGCGCCGCGCGGCGGGTGGGGTTCCGCGAGTGCGCGCGGGTGCGGGAGGCGTACCCGGTACGGGGGCAACGTTTCGACAGCGTGAAGCTGGACCTGCTGCGCGCCGAATGGGAGGCGCGTTAG
- a CDS encoding helix-turn-helix domain-containing protein: MTATLPPFGDLLRGWRQRRRLSQLDLAGDADISARHLSYVETGRSVPSRDMVLRLAEQLDVPLRERNTLLLAAGYAPMFSERPLHDPALGAALEAVEAVLAGHEPYPALAVDHHWNLVAANRAVGPLLAGVDAELLTPPVNVLRLSLHPRGLAPRIENLSEWRLHLLNRLAGQIERSGDAELAHLRRELAAYPAPDPLPAGTHGHAQAHVFVPLRLMTSQGPLALLGTTTVFGTPLDVTLSELAIEAFFPADAATGERLRALLEVPPGGAAGEGGG, encoded by the coding sequence ATGACCGCGACCCTGCCCCCCTTCGGCGACCTGCTGCGCGGCTGGCGACAGCGCCGCCGCCTCAGCCAACTGGACCTCGCGGGTGATGCCGACATCTCTGCCCGGCACCTGAGTTACGTGGAAACCGGGCGTTCGGTGCCGAGCCGCGACATGGTGCTGCGCCTGGCGGAGCAGCTGGACGTGCCCCTGCGGGAGCGCAACACCCTGCTGCTGGCGGCGGGCTACGCCCCGATGTTCTCGGAGCGGCCCCTGCACGACCCCGCGCTGGGGGCGGCCCTGGAGGCGGTCGAGGCGGTTCTGGCCGGGCACGAGCCCTATCCGGCCCTGGCGGTGGACCATCACTGGAACCTCGTCGCGGCCAACCGTGCCGTGGGGCCTCTGCTCGCAGGCGTGGACGCCGAACTGCTGACGCCGCCCGTCAACGTCCTGCGCCTGAGCCTCCACCCGCGGGGACTCGCGCCGCGCATTGAGAACCTGAGCGAGTGGCGTCTCCACCTCCTGAACCGCCTCGCCGGGCAGATCGAGCGGAGTGGGGACGCCGAACTCGCACACCTCCGCCGCGAACTGGCCGCCTACCCGGCCCCCGACCCACTGCCAGCGGGCACCCACGGTCACGCTCAGGCCCATGTCTTCGTCCCGCTGCGGCTGATGACCTCGCAGGGTCCCCTCGCGCTGCTGGGGACGACCACCGTTTTTGGGACCCCTCTGGACGTGACCCTCTCGGAACTGGCCATCGAAGCCTTCTTCCCGGCGGATGCGGCCACGGGCGAGCGGTTGCGTGCCCTGCTGGAGGTGCCGCCAGGGGGTGCGGCCGGTGAGGGCGGCGGGTGA